AGCGCGGCGGGCCGAACCGGCCGTAACCGCGCGCCGCGAGGCGCTGCCCGTCCGCTCCTCGCAGCGCATCGAACCCGGTTTCGACGCGCAGCCGGCCGCGCCGGCACATTTCGAGGCGGAGGAGGAGTTCGCGGAACACTACGACGAGGCGGAGTTCGCCGAGCCCGAGGAGATCGCCGCCCCGGTCGCGCGCCAGGCGCCGGCCACCCGCCCGGGTGCGGTACGCGTCGAAGCGCCCGCGGCCAGACCTGTTCAGGGTACCCGCGCCAAACGCGAGGCACAGCCGTCCATGCTGTCCAGCGACGGCTACGAGATGCCACCAATCCATTTCCTCGCCGAGCCGAAGAACGTCGCGAAGGATCCCGCGCTCTCCAAGGACGCGCTGGAGCAGAACGCCCGCCTGCTCGAAGGCGTGCTGGAAGACTTCGGCGTCAAGGGCGAGATCATCCACGTCCGCCCCGGCCCGGTCGTCACGCTCTACGAGCTTGAGCCCGCGCCCGGCATCAAGTCGAGCCGCGTCATCGGTCTCGCCGACGACATCGCCCGCTCGATGAGCGCGATCGCCTGCCGCGTCGCCGTCGTCCCAGGCCGCAACGCCATCGGCATCGAGCTGCCCAACGCCAAGCGCGAGACCGTCTACCTGCGCGAGATCCTCGCCAGCCGCGACTTCGAGCAGTCGAAGCACAAGCTGGCGCTGGCGCTCGGCAAGACGATCAACGGCGAGGCCGTCACCGTCGATATCGCCAAGATGCCGCATGTGCTCGTCGCCGGCACCACCGGCTCGGGCAAGTCGGTCGCCATCAATACGATGATCCTGTCGCTGGTCTACCGCATGACGCCCGACCAGTGCCGCCTGATCATGGTCGACCCCAAGATGGTCGAGCTGTCGGTCTATGACGGCATCCCGCATCTGCTGACGCCCGTCGTCACCGAGCCGAAGAAGGCCGTCGTGGCGCTGAAGTGGACCGTTCGGGAGATGGAGGACCGCTATCGCAAGATGGCGAAGCTCGGCGTCCGCAACCAGGAGGGCTTCAACCTCCGCGTCGCCGAAGCCCAGGCCAAGGGCGAGACGCTCAAGCGCACGGTGCAGACCGGCTTCGACCGCCAGACCGGCGAAGCGATCTACGAGACGGAGGAGCTCGATCTCGAGCCGATGCCGTTCATCGTCGTCATCATCGACGAGGTGGCAGACCTGATGATGGTCGCCGGCAAGGACATCGAAGGCGCGGTGCAGCGCCTCGGCCAGATGGCGCGCGCCGCCGGTATCCACGTCATCATGGCCACCCAGCGCCCGTCGGTCGACGTCATCACCGGCACGATCAAGGCGAACTTCCCCACCCGTATGTCCTTCCAGGTCACATCCAAGATCGACAGCCGCACTATCCTGGGCGAGCAGGGCGCCGAACAGCTGCTCGGCATGGGCGACATGCTCTACATGGCCGGCGGCGGCCGCATCCAGCGTGTCCACGGCCCCTTCGTCTCCGACGGCGAGGTCGAGAAGGTCGTCAGCCATCTCAAGCTGCAGGGCGTGCCGCAGTATCTCGACGCCATCACCGAGGACGACGGCGACGACGACGAGGATGGCGGCGGCCGGAACGGATCGGCGGGCGGCGGCGTTTCCGGCGTGTTCGAGGAATCCGAGGATCCCTACGACCAGGCCGTGGCCGTGGTGCTGCAGGACGGGAAGGTCTCCACCAGCTACATC
The Mesorhizobium australicum genome window above contains:
- a CDS encoding DNA translocase FtsK, encoding MRSSSPTSSALMDSGAGLAAFARRQAERLGGLALILLSAAGVGALATWNVQDPSFSHATDNPVTNALGYPGAVYSDIAMQFFGLGALITLLPLLAWGILLLCARGIDRLPKRAPAWLGASILTAGITGCIEPPASWPLPSGLGGVFGDVVLKLPSLALGGYPTGIAAMLIAVVLAGPALWLLAFASGITGRQAVSQDRPASSRKAAEEDDELYAEDEDDEQSGGMLALGAIAHWWLSGRAWVRRHFGRALEARRAEPAVTARREALPVRSSQRIEPGFDAQPAAPAHFEAEEEFAEHYDEAEFAEPEEIAAPVARQAPATRPGAVRVEAPAARPVQGTRAKREAQPSMLSSDGYEMPPIHFLAEPKNVAKDPALSKDALEQNARLLEGVLEDFGVKGEIIHVRPGPVVTLYELEPAPGIKSSRVIGLADDIARSMSAIACRVAVVPGRNAIGIELPNAKRETVYLREILASRDFEQSKHKLALALGKTINGEAVTVDIAKMPHVLVAGTTGSGKSVAINTMILSLVYRMTPDQCRLIMVDPKMVELSVYDGIPHLLTPVVTEPKKAVVALKWTVREMEDRYRKMAKLGVRNQEGFNLRVAEAQAKGETLKRTVQTGFDRQTGEAIYETEELDLEPMPFIVVIIDEVADLMMVAGKDIEGAVQRLGQMARAAGIHVIMATQRPSVDVITGTIKANFPTRMSFQVTSKIDSRTILGEQGAEQLLGMGDMLYMAGGGRIQRVHGPFVSDGEVEKVVSHLKLQGVPQYLDAITEDDGDDDEDGGGRNGSAGGGVSGVFEESEDPYDQAVAVVLQDGKVSTSYIQRRLGIGYNRAASIIEKMEKEGIVGPANHAGKREILVPTEKDKM